One window from the genome of Calliopsis andreniformis isolate RMS-2024a chromosome 12, iyCalAndr_principal, whole genome shotgun sequence encodes:
- the LOC143185959 gene encoding uncharacterized protein LOC143185959 isoform X2 encodes MESDELLLYFIIACGIAAGAILILFILVCVLFVKVKRLAADGQASMMADFCYTNPTIVPGELLSRRGFSMYSGSDAFNEDYGVKNKDCQFGTYHEARSKF; translated from the exons ATG GAAAGCGATGAGCTATTGCTGTATTTCATTATAGCATGCGGGATCGCAGCTGGTGCGATCTTAATACTTTTCATATTGGTCTGCGTGCTGTTTGTCAAAGTGAAACGATTGGCTGCCGATGG GCAAGCGAGCATGATGGCAGACTTTTGTTACACGAATCCCACGATTGTGCCAGGAGAATTATTATCTCGCCGTGGATTCTCAATGTACAGTGGCTCCGACGCTTTTAATGAAGATTATGGAGTGAAGAACAAAGACTGTCAATTTGGGACCTATCACGAGGCACGATCGAAATTCTGA
- the LOC143185959 gene encoding uncharacterized protein LOC143185959 isoform X1: MESDELLLYFIIACGIAAGAILILFILVCVLFVKVKRLAADGSNQLNRQASMMADFCYTNPTIVPGELLSRRGFSMYSGSDAFNEDYGVKNKDCQFGTYHEARSKF, translated from the exons ATG GAAAGCGATGAGCTATTGCTGTATTTCATTATAGCATGCGGGATCGCAGCTGGTGCGATCTTAATACTTTTCATATTGGTCTGCGTGCTGTTTGTCAAAGTGAAACGATTGGCTGCCGATGG GTCCAATCAATTAAATAGGCAAGCGAGCATGATGGCAGACTTTTGTTACACGAATCCCACGATTGTGCCAGGAGAATTATTATCTCGCCGTGGATTCTCAATGTACAGTGGCTCCGACGCTTTTAATGAAGATTATGGAGTGAAGAACAAAGACTGTCAATTTGGGACCTATCACGAGGCACGATCGAAATTCTGA
- the Sim gene encoding bHLH transcription factor single-minded, producing MKEKSKNAARFRRVKENQEFMELAKLLPLPSPITSQLDKASIIRLTTSYLKMRSVFPDGLGDEWGAAPPPINPLESIKELGTHILQTLDGFLIVVAPDGKIMYISETASVHLGLSQVELTGNNILEYIYQKDHEDMKSVLSLPQTGFTFPPPNSRGEIYLECAFSIRMKCILAKRNAGLVTDGYKVIHCTGYLKCVVESPVGTDYENGSGRFIRNLGLLAVCQSLPTRSITEMKLYQNMFMFRASLDMKLIFVDASVAQLTGYNPPELIEKTLYHYVHGCDASQLRYAHHILLHKGQATTRYYRFLTKSGGWVWMQSYVTLVHNSRSSRPLCIVSVNYVLTEPENADMVLNCEQISSCSSPSNPPNAPLDTPAASGSTNDLENHSPSPPAYGNKTKESSENDYADSIAYTNPEYINSTNHSHYLSSPYAAQNLNGNTHDENTYYNSGLYYEYGDMHQDPLAPVQQQQQEAPRSHLLHHASSLTNLQQHSPQNAQQKRQYPPQMLHHATSLTNLHLQLQQQHSPQGTQQKRPYSTSSSSCGSTDAMDTHLPSPLSLHSLPPSYHPHHRHQIPDSTTSNLNEVGGVIMYPNCGFNNNDSYNAAATAAGNLQHHEAPYQMHSGHHSTNNTPVKHSNHHLDTATGYTSVIVDSQQYSLGSAQDLHGHPHQSAPISGGTPPLVIHHQHHYEAHHQFVH from the exons ATGAAGGAGAAAAGTAAAAATGCAGCGCGCTTCCGCCGCGTCAAGGAGAATCAGGAATTTATGGAGCTTGCGAAGCTGCTGCCACTTCCGTCGCCCATCACATCGCAACTGGATAAGGCTAGCATCATTCGATTGACGACTAGCTACCTGAAGATGCGATCAGTATTCCCAGATG GTCTCGGAGACGAGTGGGGCGCCGCTCCGCCACCTATCAACCCCCTCGAATCCATCAAGGAACTGGGTACTCATATTTTACAA ACCCTGGACGGTTTCTTAATCGTCGTGGCGCCCGACGGCAAAATTATGTACATAAGCGAGACGGCCAGCGTGCACTTGGGACTGTCGCAG GTGGAGTTAACGGGGAACAACATCCTTGAGTACATTTACCAGAAGGATCACGAGGACATGAAGTCGGTCTTGAGTCTACCACAGACGGGATTCACATTCCCGCCACCGAATTCGCGAGGCGAGATCTACCTGGAGTGTGCCTTTAGTATAAGAATGAAGTGCATCCTGGCGAAGAGGAACGCGGGCCTTGTCACGGACGGATACAAG GTCATACATTGCACAGGTTATCTAAAGTGCGTCGTCGAAAGTCCAGTGGGGACAGACTACGAGAACGGTTCCGGTAGATTCATCAGGAACCTCGGACTACTGGCGGTGTGCCAGTCCCTACCGACACGATCCATCACAGAAATGAAGCTGTACCAAAACATGTTCATGTTCCGCGCATCGTTGGACATGAAATTGATATTCGTCGATGCAAG CGTGGCGCAGTTGACTGGATATAATCCGCCAGAACTGATTGAGAAAACTTTGTACCATTACGTGCATGGATGCGATGCTTCGCAGCTGCGGTACGCTCATCACATAT TGTTGCACAAGGGTCAAGCGACGACTAGGTACTACAGGTTTCTCACCAAATCGGGAGGGTGGGTGTGGATGCAGTCGTACGTCACATTGGTCCACAATTCCAGAAGTTCCAGACCACTTTGCATCGTCTCTGTCAATTATGTATTGACTGAACCAGAGAACGCGGATATGGTGCTGAACTGCGAGCAAATATCTTCTTGCTCGAGCCCCAGCAACCCGCCTAACGCACCCCTTGATACCCCAGCGGCTAGTGGAAGCACGAACGATTTAGAGAATCACAGCCCTAGTCCTCCAGCCTATGGAAATAAGACGAAAGAATCGTCTGAGAATGACTACGCGGACAGCATCGCTTATACTAATCCAGAATACATCAATTCGACGAATCATAGTCACTACCTGTCGTCGCCGTACGCGGCTCAGAACTTGAATGGGAATACCCATGACGAAAACACGTATTACAACTCTGGCTTGTACTACGAATATGGAG ATATGCATCAAGACCCTCTAGCACCagtgcagcagcagcagcaagaaGCGCCACGCTCGCACCTGCTGCATCATGCCAGTTCGTTAACGAACCTGCAACAGCACAGTCCCCAAAACGCCCAACAGAAGCGTCAATATCCCCCTCAGATGCTGCACCACGCGACCTCCTTGACGAACCTGCACTTGCAACTGCAACAGCAGCACAGCCCCCAGGGTACCCAGCAGAAGAGACCTTACTCGACCTCGTCGAGCTCCTGCGGCAGCACGGACGCTATGGACACTCATTTACCCAGCCCACTGAGTCTCCACTCTCTACCTCCCAGCTATCATCCCCATCACCGCCACCAGATCCCCGACTCCACGACGTCGAATCTCAACGAAGTCGGTGGCGTGATCATGTACCCTAATTGTGGGTTCAATAACAACGATAGTTACAACGCTGCAGCCACCGCTGCTGGTAACCTCCAGCATCACGAGGCTCCGTACCAGATGCACTCTGGCCATCACAGCACGAATAATACGCCCGTGAAGCACTCAAATCATCATTTGGACACAGCGACTGGCTACACCAGTGTGATCGTGGATTCCCAGCAGTATAGTTTAGGATCGGCGCAGGATTTACACGGACATCCTCATCAGTCAGCGCCAATCAGTGGTGGCACACCGCCACTAGTGATCCACCATCAACATCATTACGAAGCCCATCACCAGTTTGTTCACTGA